A single region of the Lysinibacillus sp. B2A1 genome encodes:
- a CDS encoding 3-oxoacyl-ACP synthase (FabH; beta-ketoacyl-acyl carrier protein synthase III; catalyzes the condensation of acetyl-CoA with malonyl-ACP to initiate cycles of fatty acid elongation; differs from 3-oxoacyl-(acyl carrier protein) synthase I and II in that it utilizes CoA thioesters as primers rather than acyl-ACPs): MSQIRHVKILGTGKYLPSKKVYAREIDELLGVKAGWVEQKSGVAMRSFIVNETASEMATFAAMEAIKASGLHKKDIDCIVSVSGTMEQPIPCNAALVQKQLGLSDSKIPCFDINSTCLSFVTGFDTISYLIHCERYRNVLLVSSDIASVGLNWEAKENAILFGDGAAAVVITKTPENETSKILSGHMETFSEGAHITEIRGGGTKLHPTNPNAHETDFLFDMNGKSVFKLSSKNIGAFMEKLLATSNCTMNDIDLVVPHQASGMAMRILRNKLGIEEAKFMNIIHNHGNTIASSIPIALHEAIVQHKIQRGNKIMLIGTSAGLSIGGVVFEY, from the coding sequence ATGTCTCAAATAAGACACGTGAAAATTTTAGGCACAGGAAAATATTTACCAAGTAAAAAAGTATATGCGCGTGAAATAGATGAATTATTAGGGGTAAAGGCAGGCTGGGTAGAACAAAAATCAGGTGTTGCAATGCGGTCTTTCATTGTAAATGAAACGGCCTCTGAAATGGCAACTTTTGCAGCAATGGAAGCGATTAAAGCTTCGGGTTTACATAAAAAAGATATTGATTGTATTGTAAGTGTTAGCGGAACAATGGAACAGCCTATTCCATGTAATGCGGCACTTGTTCAAAAGCAATTAGGTTTAAGTGATTCTAAAATCCCCTGTTTTGATATTAACTCTACATGTTTAAGTTTCGTAACAGGATTTGATACGATTTCCTATTTAATACATTGCGAAAGATATAGAAATGTGCTTCTAGTATCTAGTGATATTGCCTCAGTAGGATTAAATTGGGAGGCTAAAGAAAATGCCATTTTATTTGGAGATGGCGCTGCTGCTGTCGTCATTACAAAAACGCCTGAAAATGAAACTTCTAAAATACTATCTGGACATATGGAAACATTTAGTGAAGGAGCACATATTACCGAAATTAGAGGTGGAGGCACAAAATTACACCCTACTAATCCTAATGCACATGAAACCGACTTTTTATTTGATATGAATGGGAAATCCGTTTTTAAATTATCTTCCAAAAATATTGGCGCTTTTATGGAGAAATTATTAGCTACATCGAATTGTACAATGAATGATATCGATTTAGTTGTTCCACATCAAGCAAGTGGTATGGCAATGAGAATTTTAAGGAATAAATTAGGAATAGAAGAGGCAAAGTTCATGAACATTATTCATAATCATGGAAACACAATTGCTTCCAGTATTCCAATAGCTTTACATGAAGCCATTGTGCAACATAAAATCCAGCGTGGAAATAAAATTATGCTTATCGGAACATCAGCAGGACTTTCTATCGGAGGGGTTGTGTTTGAATACTAA